The region GCGTTTCCACAGATTCCGTCGCAACTGATAATTACCGGCAATCCGGCCGACACGCCGAACTTAGCCCTTCAGTATGCTTATTACGACACGTGGCCGCTCGCTTACGAATCGGATGGCGTCGACCAGAATGGCAACGGTCAAGTTGACGAAGGTACCAACGGATTTGATGACACCGGCGACGGTGTCGTCGACGACATTAGTGAATACGAAACGTCGCCTCCTTATCCGGTTCCCTTGCGGGCCGTATCGATTACGATTCGAGCGATCGAAAACGGTACCCGCCAGGTTCGCCAGGACACTGTGATCTCAGACTTCCTGCCGGAATAGACGACCTCCAATAGCTTTCTAACGAGAAAGATGGCGAGCACGCTCTCGGGGTGTGCTCGCTTTTTTTACTGAATATGACCGAACCCCATACCATCCGTCTCAACGGTCCGTGGGAAATGATCGCCGGGGTTCCAGACGAACCGACTCGCGTGAAGCTTCCCGCTGCCTGGCCGCAGATCATTCAAGCGGCACGTTCGAGCTCGATTGTTCTGCAGCGATGGTTCCATCGCCCGACAGGGATCGACGACGGTAGCGTCGTCCAATTGAAGCTCGCAGAACTTCCCTTTTCAGGATCGATCTCACTGAACGATACCAGCCTGGGCATGTTTCCGGCGCAAAAGGAACATGCCCTGGACGTTGGCGATCATTTAACAGATCGGTGCTGTCTGACCATCTCGGTAGGCGAAGTCGCTGAACTGTCAGAGACTATTCCGACTCCGCAGATTTCGCTGGCGATTCTTCCGCCTCAGTCGCATTAGACTCGTTCGACTTCGTCGGCGGTTTGACCGGCTCAGGTCGAGCATCGATCAACGCGATGATCGTTTGCCCTGCTTTAGGAACGAAACTGTCGTCCGCAGTAACCATTCGCAGACGATTCGTTTCCGTGATCACAAACAACAACGTGGCTGACTCGCCATGGGTTTGCTGGAAGTCGTGGTAGGTAAACTCTTCGGTGATCGAAGTCTTTTTAAACTGGGCCCCCGCGGTCACACGCCGGGCAATTTTATAGAAGTCGAGCCCATGCCCGAAGATCACGCGACCCCGCAAATGATCCGAGACCGACTGACGTTTGCCAGACCCTGAATCCCACGGGCTGAGTTGGTAGACCTCTTTACGGCCGAACAAATGGGTGAATTCCATGCAAGCGAGCGAGTTCACCTCGTCGTTCGGCGTGGCCGCTAAAAGCCGGCCGATACCGCCCAGGTTCAACTCTTCGCTGACGAAGTCGGAAAGAATACTCGCACACTGGGCCGGTAAATTCTGCATCCGAGCGGCAGTGATATTGCGGAAGTTCGTATCGACCAACATCACGTGAAACCCAGCACTTTTGATCACGACGGCCAGTTCGCGAATCCAGCGATCTGCCCCGGCAATCAGCACACCCTGAGGGGCTGGACTAGCGAGTCCCAGCCAGCGTGCGACCGGGGAAGCAGTCAAACCGTAAAACGTCACCGTGCCGACAATCACCATGAAAACGACCGGCACGACGAGCGTTCCCTCAGGAATGCCACCGATCTCGTGCAAGTCGAGTGATTCGGCATGATGGGCGAGTTCAAACGAGAAAATCGAACCGACCGCGGCCGCCACAATACCACGCGGGGCCATGAAGCAAAGGAACACCTTTTCCCGCCAATTCAGCCCGCTTCCGAGCGTCGAAAGAAACACCGACGCCGGGCGAACGATCACAATCAAGATCGCCACGAACAGCAGACCCATCCAGCCCACTTCTAATAACGTCGTCAACGAGACTCGTGCGGCAAGCACGATGAACAAGCAGGAAATCAAGAGTACGCGGAGGTTCTCTTTAAACTCAAAGATATGCCGCACGGGGATGTGCTTCTGATTCGCCATCAGCAGCCCCAGCACGGTAACCGTCAACAAACCAGACTCGCTCTGGATGTAATTCGAGATCGCGAAAACAGAAAGCAACACGGCCAGAATGAACGCGTTGTGCAGAAAATCTGGAATCCAGTAGCTCTTCAGCGAAAAGATCATCATGTAGGCGGTCAAAACGCCCAGGACAACACCCACGAGTATTGTCTTAGCAATCGACCACATCGGCGTGGCCCAAGTTGCCCCTTCGCCGGTCTGCATGATGAACTCGAACACGAGAACCGCCAAAACGGCCCCGATCGGGTCGATCACAATCCCTTCCCATTTGGCCAACGAGCCAATCTTGCGGGAAGGACGTATATGACTCAGCAGTGGCCCCACGACCGTTGGCCCTGTGACGACGACAATCGCCCCCACCACGGCGGAAATCGCCGGCGAAAAGCCAATTACATAATGCGCAGCGACGGCCGCTAATCCCCAGACAATCAGCGCCCCAATGGTGACTAAACCACCCAGTGCAGGCCCCACTTCGCGCAGTTCGGCGAAGCGCAGACTCATGCCCCCTTCAAAAAGAATGACGGCAACCGAAAGCGAGACGATCGGGAACAGCACTTCGCGGCCGATCACTTCGTCAGGCCCTTCCGGAAGGAAACTGGCCAAAAAGCCGAACCCTAACAGAAGGAGAATGGAAGGGAGCCTTAACCGCCAAGCCAGCCACTGCGCAGAGATGCCCAGGGCCAAAATACCGGCAAAATAAAGGAGGTATAGCTTTTCTTCCACAACTTGAATCTCCAGATCGCGGACGCATCCTAGGGCGTTCGCATTCCTAAGGATCTTTAACCTACCTTACCGTGGCGCAAGAGCAAACCCCGCAGATCTTCCCAAACCCTAATGATTTCTTTAGGTTAGAGTGTTCCGCCTATCGGCCAGATAAGGTCCTTCATTTCCCGCCCAGGAACTGCACGCCATGCCTGTTGATAACCGCAGCCGTTACTCTTTTCGTCCTTTTGTGCTCTCGCTGCTCGTCGTTGCCGTGACGTCGCTGACCACAGTGAACCCCTTATCGGCTCAAACGCCAGGTCTGACGCAGGAAGAAATCGAAGATGGCTGGATTTCGCTGTTCGATGGCGAAACGCTTTTTGGCTGGAAGCAAATCACGAAGACCAACTGGAAAGTGGTCGACGGCACCATCGAGGTGAGCGACGGGGATGTCGGTCTGCTTTGTACGACAACCCAGTTCGCCGACTTCCAGCTCAAAGTCGATTTCATGGCGGAAGAAAACACCAACAGTGGGATCTTCCTGCGGACTTCTCCACAACCCAAGAGCCCGACTTATGACTGTTATGAATTGAATATCGCTCCCCCTTCCAATTCCTTTCCCACGGGCAGTATCGTCGGCCGCGAGAAAGTAACGCCGGAATGCAAACCGGGCGAGTGGCATACCTTCGAGATCCGCGCAGTAGGCCCCGTTTTGGAAGTCAAACTGGATGGCGAAGTTGTCTCCACGCTGGAAGATACGGACTACTTGGGCAAGGGATTCATCGGTTTGCAGTACAACGGTGGTAAAGCCAAATTCCGCAACATCGCTTTGAAACCGCTTGGGCTCAAGTCGATCTTCAACGGCAAGGACCTTAGCGGCTGGAAGCAGTATCCCGAGATGGTCACCAAGTTCTCCGTCACCGAAGAAGGGGCGATTCGTGCCCAAGACGGTCCAGGACAACTCGAAACCGAAGGCGTCTACGCAAACTTCGTTCTGCAAATGGAAGCGAAGACCAATGCAGAGAACCTCAACTCAGGCCTCTTTTTCCGTAGCATCCCCGGCGACAAGATGATGGGCTACGAAAGCCAGATCCATAACGGCATCGAAGGTGACGATCCGACCAAGCCGATCGACAGCGGTACCGGAGCTATCTTCCGACGAAGCGTCGCTCGCAAAGTGGTCAGTAAAGACAAAGAGTGGCTCATTAAAACTCTGATCGCCGAAGGTGCCCACATTTCGGTTTGGGTCAACGGCTATCAAGTTACCGACTGGACCGATCAACGCAAAGCCGATGAAAACCCGCGCCGCGGACTACGTCTGGAAGCTGGCACGATCATCCTGCAAGGTCACGATCCGACGACCGACGTGCTGTTCCGTAACTTTCAAATCCAAGAGTTGCCGGAACGTTGGCCCGTCAAGCGAACCAAGTAAACGAAAGCTGCGGTTAGAAACACGACTAACAAAAAATTGGGCCATGCTCACCACTAAGTGAGCATGGCCCTTGATTCGTTGGAAAAGTAAGTCAGCACCTGCGGCAATCGGCTTAGGTGATGCTGACCAGCTTTCGCAGTTCTTTTGGTAGAGGGAAGTGAACTTCTTCCTCGCGGATCGATCGCGTTTCGATCGTCGCGTCGAAGTTCTCGACCAGGTAATCGAGACATTCCTGGACGACATCTTCCGGGGCACTTGCGCCGGCGGTTACGAGGACACCTTCAACGCCGTCGAACCATTCCTTCTTGATGTCACTGGCCCCATCGATCAAGTAGCCTGGCGTGCCAGATTCCTTGGCCAGCTCTTTCAGTCGCTGGCTGTTGGAACTGTTCTGACTGCCCAGGACCAACACCATTTGAGCTTCGCTTCCCAAGATTCGCACCGCTTCCTGGCGGTTTTGGGTCGCGTAGCAAATGTCGGCTTTCGGTGGTCCTTTGATCTCGGGGAATCGATTTTTAAGCCGATTAATAATCCGAGTCGCATCGTCGACGGAAAGAGTCGTTTGCGTCAGGTAGGCCAGCCTGGTCGGGTCCTCAATTTCCAGCTTGTCGACGTCCGCTTCGGTCTCGACCAGAACGATCGCTTCAGGGGCTTCGCCCATCGTGCCGATCACTTCGTCGTGCCCTTCATGGCCAATCAAGCAGATGGTGTAGCCCAGCTTGGCGAATTTAATCGCT is a window of Bremerella sp. TYQ1 DNA encoding:
- a CDS encoding sodium:proton antiporter, producing MEEKLYLLYFAGILALGISAQWLAWRLRLPSILLLLGFGFLASFLPEGPDEVIGREVLFPIVSLSVAVILFEGGMSLRFAELREVGPALGGLVTIGALIVWGLAAVAAHYVIGFSPAISAVVGAIVVVTGPTVVGPLLSHIRPSRKIGSLAKWEGIVIDPIGAVLAVLVFEFIMQTGEGATWATPMWSIAKTILVGVVLGVLTAYMMIFSLKSYWIPDFLHNAFILAVLLSVFAISNYIQSESGLLTVTVLGLLMANQKHIPVRHIFEFKENLRVLLISCLFIVLAARVSLTTLLEVGWMGLLFVAILIVIVRPASVFLSTLGSGLNWREKVFLCFMAPRGIVAAAVGSIFSFELAHHAESLDLHEIGGIPEGTLVVPVVFMVIVGTVTFYGLTASPVARWLGLASPAPQGVLIAGADRWIRELAVVIKSAGFHVMLVDTNFRNITAARMQNLPAQCASILSDFVSEELNLGGIGRLLAATPNDEVNSLACMEFTHLFGRKEVYQLSPWDSGSGKRQSVSDHLRGRVIFGHGLDFYKIARRVTAGAQFKKTSITEEFTYHDFQQTHGESATLLFVITETNRLRMVTADDSFVPKAGQTIIALIDARPEPVKPPTKSNESNATEAEESPAKSAESE
- a CDS encoding DUF1080 domain-containing protein — protein: MPVDNRSRYSFRPFVLSLLVVAVTSLTTVNPLSAQTPGLTQEEIEDGWISLFDGETLFGWKQITKTNWKVVDGTIEVSDGDVGLLCTTTQFADFQLKVDFMAEENTNSGIFLRTSPQPKSPTYDCYELNIAPPSNSFPTGSIVGREKVTPECKPGEWHTFEIRAVGPVLEVKLDGEVVSTLEDTDYLGKGFIGLQYNGGKAKFRNIALKPLGLKSIFNGKDLSGWKQYPEMVTKFSVTEEGAIRAQDGPGQLETEGVYANFVLQMEAKTNAENLNSGLFFRSIPGDKMMGYESQIHNGIEGDDPTKPIDSGTGAIFRRSVARKVVSKDKEWLIKTLIAEGAHISVWVNGYQVTDWTDQRKADENPRRGLRLEAGTIILQGHDPTTDVLFRNFQIQELPERWPVKRTK
- the ispH gene encoding 4-hydroxy-3-methylbut-2-enyl diphosphate reductase, with the translated sequence MKVILASPRGFCAGVNMAIECLDLALKSFGAPVYVYHEIVHNKYVVETFKKKGAIFVDDLQEVPPKSILLFSAHGVSPEIRKAAKDRDLTAIDATCPLVTKVHLEAIKFAKLGYTICLIGHEGHDEVIGTMGEAPEAIVLVETEADVDKLEIEDPTRLAYLTQTTLSVDDATRIINRLKNRFPEIKGPPKADICYATQNRQEAVRILGSEAQMVLVLGSQNSSNSQRLKELAKESGTPGYLIDGASDIKKEWFDGVEGVLVTAGASAPEDVVQECLDYLVENFDATIETRSIREEEVHFPLPKELRKLVSIT